One genomic region from Pyxicephalus adspersus chromosome 1, UCB_Pads_2.0, whole genome shotgun sequence encodes:
- the MID1IP1 gene encoding mid1-interacting protein 1, which produces MMQISDTYNQKHSLFNAMNRFIGAVNNMDQTVMVPSLLRDVPLEMEVKDEVTISNDAANYFSRRDMHGYYILLKSIRNDIEWGILQGDDRKKDKLTSMDISRLEDADGEEDLEKQFHYHLAGLHTVLSKLTRKANILTNRYKEEIGFGNWGH; this is translated from the coding sequence ATGATGCAAATATCTGATACGTACAACCAGAAGCACTCCTTGTTCAATGCCATGAATAGGTTCATCGGGGCGGTGAACAACATGGACCAAACTGTAATGGTGCCCAGCCTGCTCAGAGACGTACCCCTAGAAATGGAGGTGAAGGACGAAGTCACAATCAGCAATGATGCTGCCAACTACTTCTCAAGGAGAGACATGCACGGCTATTATATCTTACTGAAATCCATCAGGAATGATATTGAATGGGGCATCTTGCAGGGAGATGATAGGAAAAAGGACAAACTGACTTCTATGGATATCAGCAGGCTGGAGGATGCAGATGGAGAGGAGGATCTGGAGAAACAATTCCATTACCATCTTGCTGGACTTCACACCGTGCTCAGTAAACTCACCAGAAAAGCCAACATTCTCACCAACAGATATAAAGAAGAAATTGGATTTGGCAACTGGGGACATTGA